One region of Limnospira fusiformis SAG 85.79 genomic DNA includes:
- a CDS encoding NAD(P)H-dependent glycerol-3-phosphate dehydrogenase: protein MEFPDKEQATLTVLGAGAWGSALAELAGHNGHKINLWSRRLGNTLEEAVEGADLIVSAISMKGVAATAGKLQEIGIPDHVPILTATKGLDAESTRTPSQIWHEDFPDHPIVVLSGPNLSAEIERHLPAATVVASADMAAAEFAQKLFASSLLRVYTSNDPMGTELGGTLKNVIAIASGVCDGLELGINAKSALLTRALTEMIRIGTHLGGQTETFFGLSGLGDMLATCNSALSRNYRVGYGLAKGKTLEVILQELGSTAEGVNTTNVLIAIANREKIPVPISEEVYRLLNNEINPQEAVEALMERDLKPEFHEQEF, encoded by the coding sequence ATGGAATTTCCAGATAAGGAACAGGCAACCCTGACAGTTTTGGGGGCGGGGGCTTGGGGTAGTGCGCTGGCTGAGTTGGCGGGTCATAATGGCCATAAAATTAATCTCTGGTCTCGCCGTTTAGGTAATACTTTGGAGGAAGCGGTAGAAGGCGCTGATTTAATCGTTTCTGCTATTTCTATGAAAGGGGTGGCGGCGACGGCGGGAAAACTCCAGGAAATTGGTATCCCCGATCATGTTCCTATTCTCACTGCGACTAAAGGCTTGGACGCGGAAAGTACCCGGACTCCTTCTCAAATTTGGCACGAGGATTTCCCAGATCATCCCATTGTGGTACTATCTGGACCTAATCTGTCGGCGGAAATTGAACGACATCTTCCGGCGGCGACGGTGGTAGCAAGTGCTGATATGGCGGCGGCGGAGTTCGCCCAAAAGCTATTTGCTTCCAGTTTGCTGCGGGTTTATACCAGTAATGACCCCATGGGGACGGAGTTGGGGGGGACTTTGAAAAATGTAATTGCGATCGCCTCTGGGGTTTGTGATGGTTTAGAATTGGGCATTAATGCCAAATCTGCCCTCCTGACCCGGGCGCTAACGGAAATGATCCGCATTGGGACCCATTTGGGGGGACAGACAGAGACGTTTTTTGGTCTGTCCGGTTTGGGGGATATGTTAGCCACCTGTAATAGTGCTTTAAGTCGTAATTATCGGGTGGGTTATGGTTTGGCTAAGGGTAAAACCTTGGAGGTGATTTTACAGGAGTTGGGTAGTACCGCCGAAGGGGTAAATACCACTAATGTACTGATTGCTATTGCTAACCGCGAAAAAATTCCGGTTCCCATTTCTGAAGAGGTCTATCGCTTATTGAACAATGAAATCAACCCCCAAGAAGCGGTTGAAGCCTTGATGGAAAGGGATTTAAAACCGGAGTTTCACGAACAAGAGTTTTAA
- a CDS encoding PAS domain-containing protein codes for MVLTVMAMVSQLSAPDLALIAHLGFIEPMVLPQRVSFLLAIADYILALLLFYIIWSWRDLPLRRLIFLCALFVLCTGSFILLQGETWLNPTPNLILTVGAIAFIISLSIIQGLLKLIPGLGLGESTPQLQNSNGLLLNPNSWPETTRYPRQHTQAPVKNSQSDLLLTIQDQTAELQETIKQLKLQIQQQQVIATNATQEKHLLQAILDNCPALICAKDSQNRYIMVNRQCEIFLNRPAQEILGKTNYDLLPTTIAQKLQESDQKVFDSGRVQQTHQNIVNYHGKIRQFISVNFPIFNQNRHILAVCNIGSDITEGKHQEQRLRLLESAVSHTTDAIAIAQSNPENTTDSQIVYINKAFTNLTGYQPEGIIGKNPNILQGIDTDEQQLKRVEVALSQSESIQVELINYRQNGSKYWADLSISPVTDDTGKVSHFVFVQRDITSRKLKTSTLQKEREQLQQIITNAPVAVAILDCSMRYIAYSDRWLQEYHLPQESLVGRSHYEIFPHISETCRELYRKAIAGEVISCSEDVMTYPDGSQGYFRWAIHPWYTLNQEIGGVVIATYPIDELVKAREAALENSRLKSQFLANMSHEIRTPMNGVLGMTGLLLKTELDTKQKDFVQAIRTSADHLLSIINDILDFSKLEAQEIELEELDFDLEECLENIIDLLAAQAENKGIELAAIVDRNVPRYLRGDPGRLRQVLLNLMSNGIKFTPAGEVTLRVSRPPNYDINAPLTLRYEVQDTGIGIPAEAQERVFEAFSQVDASTTRKFGGTGLGLVICKQLLEVMGGEIGLESVVDQGSTFWFTLPFSISKTASFPNLPDTLTKLKILVVDANASVRQSVRYLIQSWGMELQEASDPEMALSKLRDAAHNNQPFNLAIFDQNLLIYGKQNLAAVIQNEPLMSATKLVLMTSMRRLSSVEDLLDDGLAKSYLIKPVRASRLFDALLTAMANEITVNLAEFHSGRDSLGDNSSTLSPAGLDLKVLLAEDHPINQQVLLNQLSLLGIEADLAENGEQVLELLNDRHYDLVFMDCQMPKLDGYATTEELRKREGNDRHTTVIALTAHAMPSDRQKCLSAGMDDYISKPITQEELAFKLQTWAARRQQMPGTNAPTPSQTRKTIQNNQNQDKPSLLVDLDRLQTISRGKVEFQKKLLAVFMENAHQDLAKLRQATSASDFQVMAMVAHRIKGSSGNVGVAILTAIAADIEQKARHQTIEGCMSLIDSLAENLSRVDSFIEQKFYS; via the coding sequence ATGGTTTTAACAGTAATGGCAATGGTCAGTCAACTATCAGCCCCAGATCTAGCTTTAATCGCCCACCTAGGATTTATAGAGCCAATGGTGTTACCACAGAGGGTATCTTTTCTATTGGCGATCGCTGACTACATTCTCGCCCTGCTGTTATTCTACATCATCTGGAGCTGGCGGGATCTTCCCCTGCGCCGATTAATCTTTCTATGTGCGTTGTTTGTCCTCTGTACTGGTAGCTTTATTCTGTTACAGGGAGAGACTTGGTTAAATCCTACACCTAACCTGATTTTAACAGTAGGGGCGATCGCTTTCATTATTTCCCTATCAATTATCCAGGGACTACTTAAATTAATCCCCGGTCTGGGGCTGGGTGAGTCAACCCCCCAACTCCAAAACTCAAATGGTCTACTCCTCAACCCTAATTCTTGGCCAGAAACCACCCGCTACCCACGGCAACACACACAAGCACCTGTCAAAAATAGCCAATCAGATCTTCTGTTGACCATTCAAGATCAGACCGCTGAACTTCAGGAAACCATTAAACAATTAAAACTACAAATTCAACAGCAGCAAGTGATAGCCACGAATGCTACACAAGAGAAACATTTGCTGCAAGCTATTCTTGATAACTGTCCGGCGCTGATCTGTGCCAAAGATAGTCAAAACCGTTATATTATGGTTAATCGTCAGTGCGAAATTTTCTTAAATCGACCAGCCCAGGAGATTCTTGGTAAAACCAACTATGATTTATTGCCAACAACTATCGCCCAAAAACTACAAGAATCGGATCAAAAAGTTTTCGACAGTGGTAGAGTGCAGCAAACTCACCAAAATATAGTCAATTATCATGGTAAAATTCGCCAATTTATATCCGTAAATTTTCCGATTTTTAATCAAAATAGACATATTTTAGCCGTGTGTAATATTGGTAGTGATATCACGGAAGGCAAACACCAAGAACAGAGGCTTAGGTTACTAGAATCAGCCGTCAGCCACACCACTGATGCGATCGCGATCGCTCAATCTAACCCCGAAAACACGACGGATTCCCAGATAGTTTATATTAATAAAGCCTTTACTAATCTGACCGGATATCAGCCCGAAGGTATCATTGGTAAAAATCCCAATATTCTGCAAGGAATAGACACAGACGAGCAACAATTAAAGCGAGTTGAAGTCGCCCTCAGCCAGAGTGAGTCGATACAAGTGGAATTGATTAACTACCGTCAGAATGGCTCGAAATATTGGGCGGATCTTAGTATTTCTCCGGTCACTGATGACACGGGAAAAGTCAGCCATTTTGTCTTTGTACAACGTGATATAACATCCCGAAAACTGAAAACTAGCACCCTCCAAAAAGAGCGAGAACAACTCCAGCAAATTATTACTAATGCTCCCGTGGCTGTAGCCATTTTAGATTGTTCTATGCGCTATATAGCTTATAGCGATCGCTGGCTACAAGAGTATCATCTTCCCCAAGAATCCTTAGTTGGTCGTAGCCACTATGAAATTTTCCCCCATATCTCAGAAACCTGTCGAGAACTGTACCGTAAAGCTATTGCTGGCGAGGTTATTTCCTGCTCGGAAGATGTGATGACTTATCCCGATGGTTCCCAGGGATATTTTCGCTGGGCGATTCATCCTTGGTATACCTTAAATCAGGAAATAGGCGGGGTGGTTATTGCCACTTATCCCATTGATGAATTGGTGAAAGCACGAGAAGCAGCCTTGGAAAACTCTCGGCTAAAATCCCAATTTCTCGCTAATATGAGCCATGAAATTAGAACCCCTATGAATGGGGTTTTGGGGATGACTGGATTATTGCTGAAAACTGAACTAGATACTAAACAAAAAGATTTTGTCCAGGCGATTCGCACCAGTGCCGATCATCTCTTGTCTATCATTAATGATATTCTCGATTTCTCCAAATTAGAAGCCCAAGAGATTGAACTAGAAGAACTAGATTTTGACCTGGAAGAATGCCTAGAAAATATCATTGATTTATTGGCGGCTCAGGCTGAAAATAAGGGCATTGAATTAGCGGCTATTGTCGATCGCAATGTTCCCCGTTATCTGCGCGGCGACCCCGGTAGACTGCGACAGGTACTTTTAAATTTGATGAGTAATGGCATTAAATTTACCCCCGCTGGAGAAGTAACCCTGCGAGTTAGCCGCCCTCCTAACTATGATATTAATGCTCCTTTGACATTACGTTATGAAGTGCAAGATACTGGCATTGGTATTCCGGCTGAGGCTCAAGAACGGGTATTTGAGGCTTTTTCTCAGGTAGATGCTTCCACCACCCGTAAATTTGGAGGAACCGGGTTAGGCTTAGTAATTTGTAAGCAACTTTTAGAGGTTATGGGGGGAGAAATTGGCTTGGAAAGTGTGGTTGATCAAGGTAGCACTTTTTGGTTTACTCTGCCTTTTTCTATATCCAAAACTGCATCATTTCCCAATTTACCAGATACCTTAACTAAGTTAAAAATTTTGGTGGTCGATGCTAATGCGAGTGTGCGCCAGTCTGTCCGCTATCTGATTCAATCTTGGGGGATGGAACTTCAGGAAGCCTCCGACCCAGAAATGGCTTTGTCAAAGTTGCGTGATGCCGCCCATAATAACCAACCCTTTAATTTGGCAATTTTTGACCAAAATCTGTTAATTTATGGAAAGCAAAATTTAGCGGCAGTTATCCAAAATGAACCCCTCATGAGTGCGACTAAGTTAGTGCTAATGACTTCTATGCGCCGCCTAAGTTCGGTGGAAGATTTATTAGATGATGGCTTGGCTAAAAGTTATTTAATTAAACCTGTGCGCGCTTCTCGATTATTTGATGCTTTACTCACAGCTATGGCTAATGAAATTACGGTGAATTTAGCCGAGTTTCATTCGGGTCGTGATAGCTTGGGGGATAATTCTAGCACCCTCTCCCCTGCGGGTTTGGATTTAAAAGTTTTACTGGCTGAGGATCATCCTATTAATCAACAGGTATTGTTAAATCAGTTGAGTTTATTAGGTATTGAAGCTGATTTGGCGGAAAATGGAGAACAGGTGCTGGAATTATTAAACGATCGCCATTATGACCTAGTGTTTATGGATTGTCAGATGCCTAAATTAGATGGTTATGCCACAACTGAGGAACTACGGAAACGGGAAGGAAACGATCGCCATACCACTGTCATCGCCCTCACCGCCCACGCCATGCCTAGCGATCGCCAAAAATGCCTATCAGCAGGTATGGATGATTATATCAGCAAACCCATAACCCAGGAGGAGTTAGCATTTAAACTGCAAACTTGGGCCGCCCGTCGGCAACAAATGCCCGGCACAAATGCCCCTACACCCAGCCAGACCCGCAAAACCATACAAAATAACCAAAACCAGGATAAACCCAGCCTGCTGGTCGATTTAGACCGCCTCCAGACAATTTCTAGGGGTAAGGTTGAATTTCAGAAAAAGCTATTGGCTGTATTTATGGAAAATGCTCACCAAGATCTAGCGAAACTGCGCCAAGCTACCAGCGCATCAGACTTTCAAGTTATGGCTATGGTAGCTCACCGCATCAAAGGTTCTAGTGGTAATGTGGGAGTAGCGATTTTAACTGCGATCGCCGCCGATATCGAACAAAAAGCCCGCCACCAAACTATCGAGGGATGTATGAGTCTAATTGACTCCCTCGCGGAAAATCTTAGCCGGGTGGATAGTTTTATTGAACAAAAATTTTATAGCTGA
- a CDS encoding diguanylate cyclase: MSIRDSLTGLFNRRYMEQSLVRHLERPKEQQEPLSLIIGDIDDFKGFNDRWGHQAGDVVLKAVSRFLTKSYSPIGYYL, encoded by the coding sequence TATTCGTGACTCTTTGACCGGATTATTTAATCGTCGCTATATGGAACAGTCCCTAGTCCGACATTTAGAACGCCCTAAAGAACAGCAAGAACCCCTAAGTCTTATTATAGGCGATATTGATGATTTTAAAGGATTTAACGATCGCTGGGGACATCAAGCTGGAGATGTCGTCCTGAAAGCCGTCAGCCGATTTTTAACAAAATCATACTCGCCTATCGGATACTACTTGTAG